In Caldisericia bacterium, the sequence TGGAACTAAATTACACATCATTAAGAGGAGCATCTGTGGTTTTGGAAGGAGATGAAATTGAAATTGTAACTGAATTTAATAAAGAGAACTTTCTTAAAATATTAGAAAAAATAAACTCTTTAAAGGGAGGTGAGAGGTTATAAAAATTTTCTAATATTTAAAAAATTTTATATATTAAGGAGGCTAAATTATGAAAAAATTATTATCAATCATTTTAATTAGTGTATTAATCTTTAGTGTAATCTCATTATCAGGTTGTAAGAAAAAAGAGGAAAAACCACCTGAAAAGAAATTAAAAGTTGTTCTTTATATTAATGGAACTCTTGGTGATAAATCATTCTTTGATTCTGCAAATAGAGGTCTTGAGATGGCAATAAAAGAACTTGGCATTGAAGGAAAAACAATAGAAGGTGGATATGATCCAGCAAGATGGGAACCAGATATTGAACAACTCTGTCAAGGAGATTGGGATATAATAATTGCTGGAACTTGGCAACTACAGGAAATTCTTGAAAAATTAGCTCCTAAATATCCAAATAAAAGATTTTTCACCTATGATACCTCAGTTGATTATAAAAAAGGAAATCTTCAAAATGTATATTCAATTTTATATAAACAAAATGAGTCATCATTTTTAGTTGGTGCTCTTGCTGCATTAATAACAAAATCAAAAATGCCACTTGCAAATCCTCAAAAAATTATTGGTTTCTTAGGTGGAATGGATATACCAGTTATTAATGATTTTAAAGTTGGATATATTCAAGGAGCAAAATATATTGATCCTGAAGTTCAGGTTCTTGTATCTTATGCTGGTTCATTTTCTGATCCAGCAAAAGGAAAAGAGTTGGTTTTAGCTCAATATACACAAGGTGCAGATATTGCATTTAATGTTGCAGGTGAAACAGGATTGGGGCTTCTTGATGCTGCAAAAGAAATGAAAAAATATGCAATTGGAGTTGATTCAGACCAATATCTTATGATTAAGGATAGTGATCCAGAAAAAGCATCTTACATTGTAACATCAATGATGAAGAATGTTGATATCTCAATTTATAGAGGCATCAAACTTCACATTGAAGGAAAGTGCCCTTATGGACAAGCAGAAGCTCTTGGACTTAAAGAGAATGGAGTTGGTGTTGCTGATAATGAAAATTATAGAAAACTTGTGCCTGAAGAATTTAGAAATAAAATTAAAGAACTTGAACAAAAGATTATTAATGGAGAAATTAAGGTAGAAACAGCATTTGGTCAGTAATAAAGTTAAATAAAGGGAGGCATTATGCCTCCCTTTTTAATATGGAGGAGAGATGGGTGTAATTCTTTCTGTAAGAAATATAGTAAAAGTATATCCAAATGGAGTTGTTGCAAATAAAGGAGTTTCATTAGATATTGAAGAAGGAACAATTCATGCAATTGTAGGGGAAAATGGTGCAGGTAAAACAACTTTAATGAAAATAATATTTGGAATTGAAGAACCACAAGAAGGAAAAATTTTTTTTAAAGGAAAAGAGATAAAAATAAAAAATCCTTTTGATGCAATAAAAATTGGTATTGGAATGGTTCATCAGCATTTCATGCTTGCACCAGATCTTACAGTTTATGAAAATTTACTTTTAGGAATAGAACCAAAGAGAGGTGTTTTTCTTGATACAAAAAAGGCGATTGAGACAACAAAAAAATTTTCAGAAGAGTTTGGTCTTCCAGTTCCATTTGATAAAAAAATAAAAGATCTTCCAATTGGTTTAAGACAAAGAGTTGAAATTTTAAAGGCATTAATAAGAAATGCAGAACTTTTAATTCTTGATGAACCTACCTCAGTTTTAACACCACAAGAAACTGAGGTACTTTTTAATACAT encodes:
- a CDS encoding BMP family ABC transporter substrate-binding protein, whose translation is MKKLLSIILISVLIFSVISLSGCKKKEEKPPEKKLKVVLYINGTLGDKSFFDSANRGLEMAIKELGIEGKTIEGGYDPARWEPDIEQLCQGDWDIIIAGTWQLQEILEKLAPKYPNKRFFTYDTSVDYKKGNLQNVYSILYKQNESSFLVGALAALITKSKMPLANPQKIIGFLGGMDIPVINDFKVGYIQGAKYIDPEVQVLVSYAGSFSDPAKGKELVLAQYTQGADIAFNVAGETGLGLLDAAKEMKKYAIGVDSDQYLMIKDSDPEKASYIVTSMMKNVDISIYRGIKLHIEGKCPYGQAEALGLKENGVGVADNENYRKLVPEEFRNKIKELEQKIINGEIKVETAFGQ